The sequence aaaaacactatctttacaccactttttgaacatgataagttattaagtttacaccaaaaaattataagtccacacacaaaattatagtgaaaagatcAATTTGCCCAGACGATTGCTGCCACCGATTCAAATTTCATTTTCGACCAAGAAGCGTCGACTTACAATTTCGACCAAAAAGACACCCAATATCATGGTTAAACATTCGGAGATTGAGTAGAGGAAAAACCCTTGATTTGTAAATCTCTCTAATATGTAGATTACTTATGAAAATCTCTCAAATCGAACAAGATTAGTAAAATAATTGTTACATAGCATTAGTGGGTATGTATAATTGTACTCCACGTGCTGATTTTGTgttaaaaactgttgaaatgAAAATCAACAAACCATGTCTGATTTTCTCTCCAGAAATCGATATGTCCGTTGTTTTCTGGAATAAAAACGAcatcctgtttttttttttttgttataaaattcTGATGTAAACTTTGTAGTCTCTAATTAAAGatgtaaaattatttattttaaaattttagtttaaaggttaatatgtcattgtatacaaggatatttatataaactataaaaaaaaattaaaaagtggtgtaGATAGTGTTTTTGGGctgtataaataaatttttcCCTTGGTATATCTAGCGGACCATTCTTTTCTGACAGTAGGGCCTAAGGGCACAATAGAATATATTTGGGCTATGATCGGGGATCGAGCCTGCAAAATACGCAGCTCTTTCTGGGCTTATCCGGCCCATATGTTGTACAGAGTAGGGCCAGTGGGCTCCTAAATAGGAGCGTAGGATTCGATTGGCTCGGCCCAACGTGCCCCTTCCAGACTTCCAGTTCCGGTATATCTCCCCGccattctcttcctttcccGCCATTAACAAAGCTGTATATATGATTATATGTAAGTATTCGATACATATACACTCAAATCGAAGACTCCAAAAGCTCTTTTATTCTTCTACCGAGAACATACCTCTACGACTTCTCCatggaaaattttgaagaaCAGAACAAGCTCCCTGAGCTCAAGCTAGGTAAAATGAAACCCTAAtactattattaatttattactgGATCTGTTATTATTCGATCGAactgcatttttgtgttttcttgttTGCCGAATTAATGAACTGATTTCAATTTTACTTTTGGTTTGCGTCAGATGCTAAGCAAGCCCAGGGGTTTCTATCATTCTTCAAAACCCTACCCCAGGTAAGCCTATTTTACTCTCCTATGACCTCGTTCATTGGGTTTGTATCACTGCTAAGTTCATACTCTTGATACTGTTAAAAAAAGCCCTAATTATCTGTGGATGAAATGAAACAAGTTTTTGGTTTTATGGGTTCTCTTTCTATTTTGCTTCATTGTTTTGTTTACTGATATGGAAACATTTAATACATATTCGAATTAGGTGGGTGTGTAGGGGTCTGTCAAAGAGaagattttatattttataggaccttgaaaatgaaatattattttctcttttcgCCTAAATGGTTATGAAATGTTCAAACCCTAATTCCGTGCAACTTGTTTTGGTTTGCAGGACCCAAGGGCTGTTCGACTCTTTGATCGCCGTGTAAGTATTCCAAATTCACTGGGATTTCATTCTTTTTTCCATCAATATGTGGAATTACTAAATAATATCTTGTTTTCATTGACAGGACTATTATACTGCTCATGGTGAAGGCGCAACATTCATAGCAAAAACATACTACCATACTACTACTGCTTTGCGACAGTTAGGTAGTGGATCTGATGGTCTTTCGAGTGTAAGTGTTAGCAAGAACATGTTTGAAACTATTGCTCGTAATATTCTTTTAGATAGAACAGATCATACTCTTGAGCTCTATGAGGGTAGTGGCTCCAATTGGCGACTTGTGAAAAGTGGAACTCCTGGAAATATAGGCAGTTTTGAAGATGTGCTATTTGCCAACAATGAAATGCAGGATACCCCTGTTGTTGTGGCATTATATCCGAGTTTCCGAGAAAATGGGTGCACTATTGGTTTCGGTTATGTTGACTTAACTAAGAGAGTGCTTGGTTTAGCCGAATTTATTGATGGTAGCCACTTTACAAATGTGGAGTCATCACTTGTTGCTCTTGGATGCAAGGAATGTCTTTTGCCGATGGAGAGCGGAAAGTCTAATGAATATAGAACATTGCATGATGTTTTCACCAGATGTGGTGTGATGTTGACTGAAAGAAAAAGGACCGAGTTCAAAACAAGAGATTTAGTGCAGGATCTTGGTAGGCTTTGCAAAGGTTCTATTGAGCCAATTCGTGATTTAGTTTCTGGATTTGAGTTTGCAGCTGGTGCTTTAAGTGCATTACTGTCCTATGCAGAATTACTTGCAGATGAGAGCAATTATGGGAATTATACTGTACTTAGGTACAATCTTGACAGATATATGAGGTTAGACTCTGCTGCTATGAGGGCACTGAATGTCCTTGAGAGCAAAGCTGATGCAAACAAGAATTTCAGTTTATTTGGTCTCATGAATAGAACCTGTACTGCTGGGATGGGAAAACGGTTGTTGCATATGTGGCTAAAACAGCCTTTATTGGATGTGAATGAAATCAACTCTAGGCTGGATTTGGTACAAGCATTTGTGGAGGATACTGAGCTTCGCCAAGATGTGAGGCAACATTTCAGAAGAATCTCAGATATCGAGCGTCTGGTACACAATCTTGAGAAGAAAAGAGGTGGTTTACACCATATTGTGAAGCTCTATCAGGTAGGTCTtcagttttccttttctttttcttctttctgggtCTTTAATTATTGGTATAACTGTAAGGTTGCATTATTAGTGTGGCTATCCAGCAAGGACTGGAAAACTTTGTTTCTCATGTTTGTCTTacgtatatatttttttttggttgagatTGATCCTTATGTAATATATCATACGTGAAATTGACTTaagatcttttccttcttccttaGTTTCTTATATTTTGATTAAGGAACTCTTATGGTGGCTTGCATTCAACGgaaaattttgttgattgattttCAGAAGAGTGCTTTTTGGTGTTGTCTACATGCTTCCTTTTTCAAGTAGCATCGATTTATGAACTGCtttctattttttatattataccTTATCATACTACATTATTTATTTGCAGtggtattgactattgagtCACATATTTCCGTCATCTGTTCATGTGTCACAATCTGTCTCCAGCAATGTCTCTTTTAACCTTTCAGTTTAATGTTCTGCTGATGACGTGATATATTCTTCCTGCAGTCAAGCATAAGACTACCATACATTAAGAGTGCCCTGGAAAAGTATGAAGGACAGTTTTCATCATTGATCAGAGAAAGGTATTTGGATCCACTTGAAGAATTGACTGATGATGATCACTTAAATAGGTTTATTGCTCTTGTAGAAGCTTCTGTTGACCTTGATCAACTTGAAACTGGGGAATACATGATTTCATCAAGCTATGACCCCGCACTAGCTACACTTAAAGAGAAGCAAGAGTCACTGGAATGCCAAATACACAATTTGCACAAACAAACTGCAAATGATCTTGATCTGCCAATGGATAAATCACTGAAGTTAGACAAGGGCACACAATTTGGACATGTCTTCAGAATTACCAAGAAGGAAGAACCTAAAATAAGGAAGAAGCTTACCACCCACTTCATTGTCCTTGAAACTCGAAAAG is a genomic window of Tripterygium wilfordii isolate XIE 37 chromosome 16, ASM1340144v1, whole genome shotgun sequence containing:
- the LOC119980271 gene encoding DNA mismatch repair protein MSH2, whose protein sequence is MENFEEQNKLPELKLDAKQAQGFLSFFKTLPQDPRAVRLFDRRDYYTAHGEGATFIAKTYYHTTTALRQLGSGSDGLSSVSVSKNMFETIARNILLDRTDHTLELYEGSGSNWRLVKSGTPGNIGSFEDVLFANNEMQDTPVVVALYPSFRENGCTIGFGYVDLTKRVLGLAEFIDGSHFTNVESSLVALGCKECLLPMESGKSNEYRTLHDVFTRCGVMLTERKRTEFKTRDLVQDLGRLCKGSIEPIRDLVSGFEFAAGALSALLSYAELLADESNYGNYTVLRYNLDRYMRLDSAAMRALNVLESKADANKNFSLFGLMNRTCTAGMGKRLLHMWLKQPLLDVNEINSRLDLVQAFVEDTELRQDVRQHFRRISDIERLVHNLEKKRGGLHHIVKLYQSSIRLPYIKSALEKYEGQFSSLIRERYLDPLEELTDDDHLNRFIALVEASVDLDQLETGEYMISSSYDPALATLKEKQESLECQIHNLHKQTANDLDLPMDKSLKLDKGTQFGHVFRITKKEEPKIRKKLTTHFIVLETRKDGVKFTNTKLKKLGDQYQKILEEYKTCQKELVNRVVQTALTFSQVFDSLAGLISELDVLLSFADLASCCPTPYTRPDITASDVGDIILEGSRHPCVEAQDWVNFIPNDCKLVRGKSWFQIITGPNMGGKSTFIRQVGVNILMAQVGSFVPCDRASISVRDCIFARVGAGDCQLHGVSTFMQEMLETASILKGATDKSLIIIDELGRGTSTYDGFGLAWAICEHIVEVIKAPTLFATHFHELTALAPENSVHELDMKQIIGVANYHVSAHIDTSNRKLTMLYKVEPGACDQSFGIHVAEFANFPESVVALAREKAAELEDFSATAVVSNDDKEEVGTKRKRECNDDDMSRGAAQAHKFLKEFSDMPLETMDLKQALEQISKLKDELKKDAGNCSWLQQFF